The nucleotide window GCAGACTCATCCAACGGCCTGCACACAACTGCAGAAAGGCTTCTAGATCGTCCGGGGGGAAAGCGGTTTCATCCATGGATCCATCCTCGCAGGACATGGTTCAGCGGCCCTCTTCGGCATATCCCAGTTCTGCCAGCCGCTGCGGCTTACTGCGCCAGTCGGGGACCACTTTCACGAACAACTCCAGATACACCGGACCATCAATCAGGGTCTGCATCTGCAAGCGCGCCCCCTGGCCGATGGTCTTGAGCATGGCGCCACCCTTTCCGATCAGAATGCCTTTCTGACTTTTGCGTTCCACAAGGACGGTGGCCAGCACCGCAGTTCGGCCCGATCCCTTCCCTTTGGATGGCATCTCCTCCACCCTGTCGATGCTGACCGCAACACTGTGAGGCACCTCCTCCCGGGTGAGGAGCAGCACCTGCTCACGAATCAGTTCGGCCATTAACAGCCGTTCAGGTTGATCACTAACCATGTCGGCCGGATAAAGCTGAGGCCCCTCCGGCATCAAGGCACTGACGGCCCGAACGAGCTCGGGGCAACCTTCACCCGTGAGCGCGCAGCAGTGGTGGATGGGCCACCCTGACTCCGCCAACAGATCGCGGTAAGCAGCATCCGCCTCCGGTCGTCGCGCCGTGGGGACCTGATCCCATTTATTGAGCACAACCTGCACCGGCAGCCGCTGCTGACGCAGGAGATTGACGATGAAGGCATCCCCTCGGCCTGGAGGTTCACAGCCCTCCAGCAACAGAAGCACCTGGTCCACTTCACCAATGGCCGACCTGGCACTTTGCACCAGGCGTTCTCCGAGCAGATGATGGGGCTTATGAATGCCCGGGGTATCCACCAGAATCAGCTGTGCTTCCGCTGTGGTGAGGATCGCGCGCAGGCGGTTGCGCGTTGTCTGCGCCACGGGAGACGTGATCGCCACCTTGTCACCTACCAACTGATTCACCAGCGTGGACTTACCGACATTGGGACGCCCGATCAGGGCCACAAAGCCGGAGCGGTGACCGTCAGCCAATGGAGTGACTTGCATAATCTCAGTCTGCGGGGTCACGGACCTGCCTGATTCAGAGAAATAGCCTGATGGGGCGGGCACCAATTGGCCATGACAAACAGAAATCCCAACTTCCAGGAGGCAATGGAGATCGCCGCCACCTGGTTAAAACAGTGGGACGAAGAGGAGATCAGCGATGAGGTAATGGCTGATCGCGCCGCAGAACTTCTTGCCAGCCGCGACGGAGCCAGGGGGTTCTTCGTGGTGAGTCTCGCCGGCGAGAGCACTTTGATGGACCGACTGCCTGACGCTCTTGTGATCAAGTTGCGTGAGGCTGGCGACGGGGTGGTGGATCTCACTGCACGCAACCTGGCCATGAGCGCGGCGATGGTGGTGCATCACCGCAACAACGGCGATGAGGCGCAAGCCATGGGGTCAGAGCGGGTCAATCAACGCTGCACCGAGCTGCTGCGCCAGCTCGACAGCCAGAGAGTCAAGGAGCGACTTGAGACCCTGCTGGAAGCTGCCAGCCACAGCCGTGGCGACGACCTCAGCTTTCTTGAGCGCTGGGGGTACAACAAGGATCAAAAAGAGGCCATCGGCGAGGCCGTTCATGCCGTAGCAGAGACAGGACGGCCCTAAAACCGTCCACGCTAGATCTGGTGTGACTCGCCAGTAAAAAAGCCCGGGGCGTAAAGCTCCGGGCCGGGTGATGGGGAAACTTGACCATAGCCAGAGATCCAGTCAAAGACCAGCACCACATCTGGTGGCAGCAAAGATGAAGGAACGTTTTGCAGCACTATTAGGCCAATCTGAAGTTGAGACGCATCCCGTAATGAGCGTCCTATCGTTGTGGTCCGAGGGCCGGGTGATGGGGATCAGCCGGTTCGGATCCCGGGAATTCTCCCGGGTTTTTTATTGCCTGGCTTCGGGTCGCTCCAAAGAACGCACGGCCAACAAAAAAAACCCGGCTCAAGGCCGGGGTTGCGACAAATCAAGGCCTCGAGCAGGGCGTTCACCTCAGTCGCGGCGACCACCACCCTGAAGCGCGATCACAAGGCGGAGAATAAAGATGAACAGGTTGATGTAAGTGAGATACATCCCCAGAGCGCCCGCCAAATATTGATCATCCCTGTAGGTGCGAGGCATGGTGTAAAAGTCGACAAAGGCCATGCCGACGAACAACACGGTGCCGAAACCCGCGATGGCGAGATTGGTTGCGGCGTAGATGCCAGGGATAAAGAAACCGGCCACGAAAATGCCGAGCATGGCGATGATCAACCCCATCAAACCGAGGCCCACCACAGCTGTGAGGGCCTGACCCACGCTGTCGCTCATGCGGCGTCCCACCACAGAGGCGACCACGAACGTGAGACCTGTGGCCAAAGCTGCGATGCCGATTGAGGCCACACCCGCCACGGCAATCGCTTGCACAACCAGACCGGTGAGCGTGAAGCCCGTGAGAAGGCTGAACGCCGCCATGAGGGGCAACGCTGTGCCGTTGTTCCCTTTACTGGCCGCATTCTGGGCCACGAAAAACAGAATGAACCAGGGGATGATCGCGACAAGCGACAACCCGTTGAAGGCCTGAAAGCCGATGGAGGCCATCGTGGCCATACCACCCACAACCCCCGCTGCCGTCAGGGCCATGCCTCCTCCCACATAAGGGAGGGCCTTGTTCACAACATTGGGGCCGACGAGGGCACTGGATTGTGCCTCGCGGATGGCGTCTTGAAAATTGCTGCTGGCTGGCATAACGCCCCAGATCACTGGAATCATCCTGCCAGCTGCAACAGGGTTGTGGGATCTACCTCGGTGCGGATCTCCCCATCGAGCGTCGCGCGGGAGGACCCTCCCGGCGGGGATGGGTTTTGTCACGACGGGCATAGGCCTCCACTACCCGCTGGACGAGGGGGTGACGCACCACATCGGCGGCTGTGAGGCGGCAGACCGCCACACCCTCCACGCCATCGAGCACCTCGGAGGCTTCCACCAAACCACTCAGCTGTCCTGGTTGGAGGTCCACCTGGGTGATGTCACCGGTGACCACCATGCGCGATCGCTCCCCCAAACGGGTCAACACCATGCGCATCTGAGCCGGCGTGGTGTTCTGAGCCTCATCGAGGATCACGAAGGATTCCGCCAGCGTGCGGCCGCGCATGTAAGCCAGCGGGGCCACTTCAATCACCCCTTTTTCAAGCATTGCGGCCGTTTTTTCGGGGCCCAGAAGCATGTGCAACGCGTCGTAGAGAGGCCTCAGGTAGGGATCCACCTTCTGCTGAAGGTCTCCGGGAAGAAAGCCCAGTCGCTCTCCGGCCTCCACCGCAGGCCTGGTGAGCACCAATCGCTCCACTTTGCGCTCCGTGAGCATGCGCACGGCCAGGACCGTGGCCAAGAACGTCTTGCCTGTGCCCGCTGGCCCGAGAGCAAACGTGAGATCGTTGCGCTCCATCGCCTCCACGTAGGTCTTCTGACGCAACGTGCGCGGACGTAACAGTGCACCCCGTTGATTTTTGGCCAGCACCTGCTGACCCATGGCGTCATGCTCGCGATCACGCCCTGTGTCAAGGGCCTGCAAAGCGGATTGCAGATCCACCTGAGAGATCGGCTCACCCGCCTGCCAAAACTTGCGGAGCAACTCCACCGTTGCGGCCGTGCGCTCCAACTGGCTTGGACGGCCTTGGATCACCAGCTGCAATCCGCGAATCACAAGAGATGAACCCGTCAGAGCCTCCAATTGCCGGAGGGTCTGACCAGAGGGGCCACCTGCGAGAGCAAGAGCGGCTTCCGTGTGGGGTAAGTCAAAGACGAAGCAACCGTCTGAGGCAG belongs to Synechococcus sp. WH 7805 and includes:
- the era gene encoding GTPase Era → MQVTPLADGHRSGFVALIGRPNVGKSTLVNQLVGDKVAITSPVAQTTRNRLRAILTTAEAQLILVDTPGIHKPHHLLGERLVQSARSAIGEVDQVLLLLEGCEPPGRGDAFIVNLLRQQRLPVQVVLNKWDQVPTARRPEADAAYRDLLAESGWPIHHCCALTGEGCPELVRAVSALMPEGPQLYPADMVSDQPERLLMAELIREQVLLLTREEVPHSVAVSIDRVEEMPSKGKGSGRTAVLATVLVERKSQKGILIGKGGAMLKTIGQGARLQMQTLIDGPVYLELFVKVVPDWRSKPQRLAELGYAEEGR
- a CDS encoding Bax inhibitor-1 family protein; protein product: MPASSNFQDAIREAQSSALVGPNVVNKALPYVGGGMALTAAGVVGGMATMASIGFQAFNGLSLVAIIPWFILFFVAQNAASKGNNGTALPLMAAFSLLTGFTLTGLVVQAIAVAGVASIGIAALATGLTFVVASVVGRRMSDSVGQALTAVVGLGLMGLIIAMLGIFVAGFFIPGIYAATNLAIAGFGTVLFVGMAFVDFYTMPRTYRDDQYLAGALGMYLTYINLFIFILRLVIALQGGGRRD
- a CDS encoding PhoH family protein — protein: MSEAASDGCFVFDLPHTEAALALAGGPSGQTLRQLEALTGSSLVIRGLQLVIQGRPSQLERTAATVELLRKFWQAGEPISQVDLQSALQALDTGRDREHDAMGQQVLAKNQRGALLRPRTLRQKTYVEAMERNDLTFALGPAGTGKTFLATVLAVRMLTERKVERLVLTRPAVEAGERLGFLPGDLQQKVDPYLRPLYDALHMLLGPEKTAAMLEKGVIEVAPLAYMRGRTLAESFVILDEAQNTTPAQMRMVLTRLGERSRMVVTGDITQVDLQPGQLSGLVEASEVLDGVEGVAVCRLTAADVVRHPLVQRVVEAYARRDKTHPRREGPPARRSMGRSAPR